One region of Bosea sp. 29B genomic DNA includes:
- a CDS encoding dihydrodipicolinate synthase family protein, with product MTMLTKDTLKGFVPAIVTPFDARGEIMMDAFSDIVEHLIGIGAQGICVAGDNGESWALDRDERARLTRLAVERSAGRVPVMMGCTAPGSRQTIQYAQAAKEAGASGILVMPQTYVLKATREELLRRFELLGKAVDMPIVLYNSPRRAVIELSIDDVEAITDVAPVVGIKESNRDIGHLTRLIRRMGDRIAVMVGPAYYILVGSALGASGFIATGPELLGKTAGKLMEIGRKAPDADYVDAHHKLTIVYETLMSLGTWPSSFKAALNLQGLPAGVPRDPLLPLGGAQLDKLRATLGELGLLPGR from the coding sequence ATGACCATGCTGACGAAGGACACGCTCAAGGGCTTCGTGCCGGCCATCGTCACGCCCTTCGACGCGCGCGGCGAGATCATGATGGACGCCTTCTCTGACATCGTCGAGCATCTGATCGGCATCGGCGCGCAGGGCATCTGCGTCGCCGGCGACAATGGCGAGAGCTGGGCGCTCGATCGCGACGAGCGCGCCCGCCTGACCCGCCTAGCCGTCGAGCGCAGCGCCGGGCGCGTCCCGGTGATGATGGGCTGCACTGCCCCGGGCTCAAGGCAGACGATCCAGTATGCGCAGGCGGCGAAGGAGGCCGGCGCCAGCGGCATCTTGGTCATGCCGCAGACCTATGTACTGAAGGCGACGCGCGAGGAATTGCTGCGGCGCTTCGAACTGCTTGGCAAGGCGGTCGACATGCCGATCGTGCTCTACAACTCGCCGCGCCGGGCCGTGATCGAGCTCTCGATCGACGATGTCGAGGCGATCACCGACGTCGCCCCGGTCGTCGGCATCAAAGAGTCCAACCGCGACATCGGCCATCTCACCCGGCTGATCCGCCGCATGGGCGACCGCATCGCGGTGATGGTCGGCCCGGCCTATTACATCCTGGTCGGTAGCGCGCTCGGAGCATCCGGCTTCATCGCCACCGGCCCCGAACTCCTCGGCAAGACCGCCGGAAAGCTGATGGAGATCGGCCGCAAGGCCCCTGATGCCGACTATGTCGACGCCCATCACAAGCTGACCATCGTCTACGAGACGCTGATGTCGCTCGGCACCTGGCCGTCCTCCTTCAAGGCCGCGCTGAACCTGCAGGGCCTACCCGCCGGTGTGCCGCGCGACCCGCTGCTGCCGCTCGGCGGAGCCCAGCTCGACAAGCTCCGCGCCACGCTGGGTGAACTCGGCCTGCTGCCCGGCCGCTGA
- a CDS encoding (2Fe-2S)-binding protein encodes MASNLRIGSTWARTVSFRFDGETLTAPEGETLAAALYAQGRRTLRISRDDGGPRGAFCFMGVCQECVVSIDGKVTEACRTPVHEGLVVESVR; translated from the coding sequence ATGGCAAGCAACCTGCGCATCGGCTCCACCTGGGCGCGGACGGTCAGCTTCCGCTTCGACGGCGAGACGTTGACGGCGCCCGAAGGCGAGACGCTCGCCGCTGCGCTCTATGCGCAGGGGCGGCGTACCTTGCGCATCAGCCGCGACGATGGCGGGCCGCGCGGCGCCTTCTGCTTCATGGGCGTCTGCCAGGAATGCGTTGTCTCGATCGACGGCAAGGTGACGGAAGCCTGCCGCACGCCGGTGCATGAGGGCCTGGTCGTGGAGAGCGTGCGGTGA
- a CDS encoding FAD-dependent oxidoreductase: MSDYDLIVLGAGPAGAAAAIKARSLGLRVAVIDEAQAAGGQVYRAPSPALTATLPDADRTKGDQLRAKLAASGAVLYANHRAWSLTPGFSVIAIGPDGPLTLEAPNLIVAAGAVERHIPVTGWTLPGVIGLAGATILLKAHGVLPGRRVVVAGSGPLLLLVASKIVAAGGEVAAVVDAAPRSGWLVRAGAMLARPDLMAKGAGWLLALLKARVPIHSGSAIRRVHGTDGIEAVTIGPVDRDWRPVGNAERTVRADAVCLGYGLLPATEVTRLLGAEHRYEPELGGWVPAVDASLQTSVPGLFVAGDGAGVRGADAAPLSGELAALGVISRLGLGSDLASEAGKIEAAWHRSARFGAAMSALAMPPPGAAEMIAAGTTVCRCEGLARATLDAAIATGARTLADLKAMTRCGMGPCGGRVCGEAAAMLIGAATGWDRATIGQPSARPPLRSVPLAAITGAFDYDDLPIPAPAPL; this comes from the coding sequence GTGAGCGACTACGATCTCATCGTGCTCGGCGCAGGTCCCGCCGGGGCGGCAGCCGCGATCAAGGCCCGCAGCCTCGGCCTCCGCGTCGCCGTGATCGACGAGGCTCAGGCTGCCGGCGGCCAGGTCTATCGCGCCCCCTCCCCCGCGCTGACTGCGACGCTGCCCGATGCCGACCGGACGAAGGGCGACCAATTACGGGCGAAGCTCGCGGCCAGCGGCGCCGTTCTCTACGCCAACCATCGCGCCTGGTCGCTGACTCCAGGCTTCTCCGTCATCGCGATCGGCCCCGACGGCCCGCTGACGCTCGAAGCGCCCAATCTCATCGTCGCAGCCGGCGCGGTCGAGCGACATATCCCGGTCACCGGCTGGACCTTGCCCGGGGTGATCGGGCTGGCGGGCGCGACCATCCTGCTCAAGGCTCATGGCGTGCTACCGGGGCGCCGTGTCGTCGTCGCCGGTTCCGGCCCGCTCCTTCTGCTCGTCGCCAGCAAGATCGTCGCGGCGGGCGGCGAGGTCGCCGCGGTGGTCGATGCTGCGCCTCGCTCTGGCTGGCTCGTCCGGGCCGGCGCCATGCTGGCGCGGCCCGATCTGATGGCGAAAGGCGCGGGCTGGCTGCTAGCGCTGCTGAAGGCGCGGGTGCCGATCCATTCCGGTTCTGCGATCCGCAGGGTCCACGGCACCGACGGCATCGAAGCCGTCACCATCGGCCCGGTCGATCGCGACTGGCGGCCGGTCGGCAATGCGGAGCGGACGGTTCGCGCAGACGCCGTCTGCCTCGGCTACGGCCTGCTGCCCGCGACCGAGGTCACCCGGCTACTCGGCGCCGAGCATCGCTATGAGCCGGAGCTGGGCGGCTGGGTCCCGGCGGTGGACGCGTCGCTGCAGACCTCCGTACCCGGCCTGTTCGTCGCCGGCGATGGCGCCGGCGTGCGCGGGGCCGATGCCGCCCCGCTCTCGGGGGAACTCGCAGCGCTCGGCGTTATCAGCCGGCTCGGACTTGGTAGCGATCTCGCCAGCGAGGCTGGGAAGATCGAAGCCGCCTGGCACCGATCGGCACGCTTCGGCGCCGCGATGTCAGCACTCGCCATGCCGCCGCCCGGTGCCGCCGAGATGATCGCCGCCGGGACGACCGTCTGCCGCTGCGAGGGCCTCGCTCGCGCGACGCTCGACGCCGCGATCGCGACAGGAGCCAGGACGCTCGCCGATCTCAAGGCGATGACGCGCTGCGGCATGGGTCCCTGCGGCGGCCGCGTCTGCGGCGAGGCGGCGGCGATGCTGATCGGCGCCGCGACCGGCTGGGACCGCGCGACGATCGGCCAACCGAGCGCCCGCCCGCCTTTGCGCTCGGTGCCGCTCGCCGCGATCACTGGCGCGTTCGACTATGACGACTTGCCCATCCCCGCTCCGGCCCCGCTATGA
- a CDS encoding FAD-binding oxidoreductase, producing MSALYDLAVIGGGILGSAVACRAAEGGMRTIVIEQQTLGSGASGVNAGTLSLQIKRVKLMPYAIKGHALWEKAGERVGFHKTGGITLAFNQREAELLHERMALKREAGAPIELITPARVAELEPNLSRKVVAASWCGEDGYANASLSGAYYRALLEAAGVDIRERTPVTAIDRSVGAFQLATPTGPIRATRLLLACGAWLKGAGAMLGLDLPVRARVNTVSVTERGPALVGTVVGHATGLLTLKQKPNGSVLIGGGWQGTGSPDEGRGSVDPATLLPNLRLAMFAVPGLDRFRVVRSWTGFEANVPDFYPLAGAAPGIDDAFLLGCVRGGYTIGPYIGALMGDLILGREPELPLFDPGRFATAAAAAVA from the coding sequence ATGAGCGCGCTCTACGACCTCGCCGTCATCGGTGGCGGCATTCTGGGCAGCGCCGTCGCCTGCCGCGCCGCGGAAGGCGGCATGCGCACCATCGTCATCGAGCAGCAGACGCTCGGCAGCGGTGCCTCTGGCGTCAATGCCGGCACGCTCTCGCTGCAGATCAAGCGCGTCAAGCTGATGCCCTATGCCATCAAGGGCCATGCGCTTTGGGAGAAGGCCGGCGAGCGCGTCGGCTTCCACAAGACCGGCGGCATCACCCTCGCCTTCAACCAGCGCGAGGCCGAGCTCCTGCATGAGCGCATGGCCCTGAAGCGCGAGGCCGGCGCGCCGATCGAGCTGATCACGCCGGCGCGCGTCGCCGAGCTCGAGCCCAATCTGTCGCGCAAGGTCGTTGCCGCAAGCTGGTGCGGCGAGGACGGCTACGCCAATGCCAGCCTGTCCGGCGCTTATTACCGCGCCTTGCTCGAAGCGGCCGGCGTCGACATCCGCGAGCGTACACCGGTCACGGCGATCGACCGCAGCGTCGGCGCCTTCCAGCTCGCGACGCCGACAGGTCCTATCCGCGCGACCCGGCTGCTGCTCGCCTGCGGCGCCTGGCTCAAGGGTGCCGGCGCGATGCTCGGGCTCGACCTGCCGGTCCGCGCCCGCGTCAACACCGTCTCGGTCACCGAGCGCGGTCCGGCGCTGGTCGGCACGGTGGTCGGCCACGCCACCGGCCTGCTCACCTTGAAGCAAAAGCCCAATGGCAGCGTCCTGATCGGCGGCGGCTGGCAGGGCACGGGCTCGCCGGATGAAGGCCGCGGCTCGGTCGATCCGGCGACGCTATTGCCGAACCTGCGGCTCGCCATGTTCGCCGTGCCCGGCCTCGACCGCTTCCGCGTGGTGCGCTCCTGGACCGGCTTCGAGGCCAATGTGCCGGATTTCTATCCGCTCGCCGGCGCTGCGCCCGGCATCGACGACGCCTTCCTGCTCGGCTGCGTGCGCGGCGGCTACACCATCGGCCCCTATATCGGCGCGCTGATGGGCGATCTCATTCTCGGCCGTGAGCCGGAGCTGCCGCTCTTCGATCCCGGCCGCTTCGCAACGGCAGCCGCGGCGGCGGTGGCGTGA
- the pcaG gene encoding protocatechuate 3,4-dioxygenase subunit alpha — MSEAPVTTNRLAPLAEDTVGPYYPYSFIDGDRSDLTRLHYGLSVGPQGQQIILRGRLLDSDGAIVDDALVEFWQANAAGILRTPDNGSHPLLDPFFDGFGRLITTTEPFAFRTIKPGALPAEAGMAARAPHITMTMFSDGITRLVTQIFFDDEPEANAQDPLLSSLPGELRERLIARRAEASAEGPAVYEIAIVMRGPGETPFFDDLSS, encoded by the coding sequence ATGAGCGAGGCGCCCGTCACCACCAACCGGCTCGCGCCGCTCGCCGAGGACACGGTCGGTCCCTACTACCCCTATTCCTTCATCGACGGCGACCGCAGCGACCTGACGCGCCTGCATTACGGGCTGAGCGTCGGGCCGCAGGGGCAGCAGATCATCCTGCGCGGCCGCCTGCTCGACAGCGACGGCGCCATCGTCGACGACGCGCTGGTCGAGTTCTGGCAGGCCAACGCCGCCGGCATCCTGCGCACGCCGGACAATGGCAGCCACCCGCTACTCGACCCGTTCTTCGACGGCTTCGGCCGGCTGATCACCACGACCGAGCCCTTCGCCTTCAGGACGATCAAACCCGGCGCGCTCCCCGCCGAGGCGGGCATGGCGGCGCGCGCCCCGCATATCACTATGACGATGTTCTCCGACGGGATCACCCGGCTGGTCACGCAGATCTTCTTCGACGACGAGCCAGAGGCCAACGCGCAGGACCCGCTGCTGTCGAGCCTTCCGGGCGAGCTGCGCGAGCGCTTGATCGCCAGGCGGGCGGAGGCGTCAGCCGAAGGCCCGGCGGTCTACGAGATCGCGATCGTGATGCGTGGCCCGGGCGAGACACCCTTCTTCGACGATCTTTCGAGCTGA
- a CDS encoding protocatechuate 3,4-dioxygenase subunit beta has product MSLIIDRGRLMLPGPTDGAAERRVPSERLHLIPEAARRSFVPWVSDLPGLKLGENDLTRIAPGRPQAEGEVIEISGHVLDEFGRPVRNTLVEVWNANKWGRYAHVKDPVRERLDPNFLGFGRTMTDEAGRYRFRTIMPGSYLARPDIDRWRPAHVHVSIRGGSARLIAQMYFAGDPHLTRDPMFILLGEAQARHFGNLVGQGPDGEALYRWDIVIGGRNTAYFEN; this is encoded by the coding sequence ATGTCCCTGATCATCGACCGCGGCCGCCTGATGCTGCCGGGCCCCACCGATGGCGCGGCGGAACGGCGCGTGCCGAGCGAGCGCTTGCACCTGATCCCGGAGGCTGCGCGGCGCAGCTTTGTGCCCTGGGTCAGCGACCTGCCCGGCCTCAAGCTCGGCGAGAACGACCTGACCCGGATCGCGCCCGGCCGGCCGCAAGCCGAGGGCGAGGTCATCGAGATCTCAGGTCATGTCCTCGACGAGTTCGGCCGCCCGGTCCGCAACACGCTGGTCGAGGTCTGGAACGCCAATAAATGGGGCCGCTACGCCCATGTGAAGGACCCGGTGCGCGAGCGGCTCGATCCGAACTTCCTCGGCTTCGGCCGGACGATGACCGACGAGGCCGGACGCTACCGCTTCCGCACCATCATGCCGGGCTCTTATCTGGCACGGCCCGACATCGACCGCTGGCGCCCGGCCCATGTCCATGTCTCGATCCGCGGCGGCTCGGCCAGGCTGATCGCCCAGATGTATTTTGCGGGCGACCCGCATCTCACCCGCGATCCGATGTTCATCCTGCTCGGCGAGGCGCAAGCCCGCCACTTCGGCAACCTCGTCGGGCAAGGTCCGGACGGCGAGGCGCTCTATCGCTGGGACATCGTGATCGGCGGGCGCAACACCGCCTATTTCGAGAACTAG
- a CDS encoding EamA family transporter, with product MSQTALATRYSPSVGSFAAMLLLALMWGVSIPITKLGLLTLPPLTLTALRFGIALPLMFLLVIGKQRLPRRALPRVAALGVLGIGIGQVAQTFGVVGTSASVATIISATIPIFVVVFAAARLRQSVSGLQALGLLAAFAGIALVASGRGDAAVATSQTTLTGAALVLLSALTIAFYYVWSVELTEQYGTATVAAWSTVFGFLALLPWAAWEMWHVPFQVTTTGLATAVYLGIVVTVAGLFLWLHLLRTVPARIAAGIQYLQPVVGVATAAVMFGDELGLFFVLGVLLVLGGLALTVTERRKAAA from the coding sequence ATGAGCCAAACCGCACTGGCTACCCGCTACAGCCCCTCCGTCGGCAGTTTCGCAGCGATGCTGCTGCTCGCGCTGATGTGGGGCGTCTCGATCCCGATCACCAAGCTCGGCCTGCTCACGCTGCCGCCGCTGACCCTGACCGCGCTGCGCTTCGGCATCGCCCTGCCGCTGATGTTCCTGCTCGTCATCGGCAAGCAGCGCCTGCCGCGCCGGGCGCTGCCGCGCGTCGCCGCCCTCGGCGTCCTCGGCATCGGCATCGGGCAGGTGGCGCAGACCTTCGGCGTCGTCGGCACCTCGGCCTCGGTCGCAACCATCATCTCCGCGACCATCCCGATCTTCGTCGTCGTCTTTGCCGCAGCGCGCTTGCGGCAATCGGTGTCCGGCCTGCAGGCGCTGGGGCTGCTCGCGGCCTTCGCCGGGATCGCGCTGGTCGCCTCCGGGCGCGGCGACGCGGCTGTCGCGACATCGCAGACCACGCTCACCGGCGCGGCGCTGGTGCTGCTCTCGGCGCTGACGATCGCCTTCTACTATGTCTGGAGCGTCGAGTTGACCGAGCAGTACGGCACCGCCACCGTTGCCGCCTGGAGCACCGTCTTCGGCTTCCTCGCGCTCCTGCCCTGGGCGGCCTGGGAGATGTGGCATGTCCCGTTCCAGGTGACGACCACGGGCCTCGCGACGGCGGTCTATCTCGGCATCGTGGTGACGGTGGCGGGCCTGTTCCTCTGGCTGCATCTGCTGCGCACGGTGCCGGCACGCATCGCCGCCGGCATTCAGTATCTTCAGCCGGTCGTCGGTGTCGCCACGGCGGCTGTGATGTTCGGTGACGAGCTGGGGTTGTTCTTCGTGCTCGGCGTGCTGCTGGTGCTCGGCGGCCTTGCTCTCACGGTCACCGAGCGGCGCAAGGCGGCAGCCTAG
- the gcvA gene encoding transcriptional regulator GcvA yields MISPFNRLPPLQTLRAFEAAGRLLSMTLAAQELNLTHGAVSRHVKTLEAHLGLALFERLTRRIVLTEAGATFLAVVARSLAELTREAERLRSLNVATRLTLSTSVSLASKWLAPRLHRLMVRLPDYDVHLDVTDINVDLSDGRIDAAVRYGAGQYPNAVAERILDETVTPVCSPAYASKIGARAAPAELARCTLLHEDRMLANWEQWFALAGLAQLRSRGPAYSHGSLAIEAALRGEGVALGRSMLVAEDLAAGRLVAPFPELTLKAERGYDLVYRPGNQDHPKVRAVRDWLADEIRLFLSSIGR; encoded by the coding sequence ATGATCTCGCCGTTCAACCGCCTTCCGCCACTGCAGACGCTCCGCGCTTTCGAAGCGGCCGGGCGGCTGTTGAGCATGACGCTGGCGGCGCAGGAGCTGAACCTCACCCATGGCGCGGTAAGCCGCCATGTGAAGACGCTGGAAGCGCATCTCGGCCTCGCTCTGTTCGAGCGCCTGACACGGCGGATCGTGCTGACCGAGGCGGGGGCCACGTTTCTCGCGGTCGTCGCCCGCAGCCTCGCGGAGCTGACGCGGGAGGCCGAACGCCTGCGCAGCCTGAACGTCGCGACGCGCCTGACGCTGAGCACGAGCGTGTCCCTCGCCAGCAAATGGCTGGCGCCGCGCCTGCATCGGCTGATGGTCCGTCTCCCGGACTACGATGTCCATCTCGATGTGACCGACATCAATGTCGATCTTTCCGACGGGCGCATCGACGCCGCCGTGCGCTACGGCGCCGGGCAGTATCCGAACGCGGTCGCAGAACGCATCCTCGACGAGACCGTCACGCCCGTCTGCAGCCCGGCTTACGCGAGCAAGATCGGCGCCCGGGCGGCGCCAGCAGAGCTGGCGCGCTGCACCTTGCTGCATGAGGATCGCATGCTGGCGAACTGGGAGCAGTGGTTCGCGCTAGCCGGCCTGGCACAGCTCCGCAGCCGCGGCCCGGCCTATAGCCATGGCAGCCTCGCGATCGAAGCGGCGCTACGCGGCGAAGGCGTGGCGCTCGGGCGCAGCATGCTCGTGGCGGAGGACCTCGCGGCCGGACGCCTCGTCGCGCCCTTTCCCGAGCTGACGCTCAAAGCCGAGCGCGGCTACGATCTGGTCTACCGTCCGGGCAACCAGGACCATCCCAAGGTCCGCGCAGTGCGCGACTGGCTCGCCGACGAGATCAGGCTTTTCCTGAGCAGCATCGGCCGATAG
- a CDS encoding MFS transporter — MSADATIQPSALPAEDHGKDHVSPADIALGVIIGRTSEYFDFFVFGLGCVLVFPELVFPFVDRLTGTLYAFGIFALAFVTRPLGSVLFFAIDRNYGRTTKLTAALFLLGGSTAAIAFLPGYQTIGIWSCVILAAFRLLQGIALGGAWDGLSSLLALNAPANRRGWYTMLPQLGAPFGFILAAGLFAYFEGALSKEDFLGWGWRYPFFVALTINVVALFARLRMVATHEFAELMTTRELVPVRVSELVRVHGSTLILGAFVPLASFALFHLVTIFPVSWINLFTSRSVSEFLLVQAAGGVVGAGAIVTSGLIADQIGRRNTLLLSGAMIGLFSLSSIIAPLLFGDSQAGQTIYVIIGFGLLGLSYGQTAGAVASSFGQQYRYTGAALTSDLAWLLGAGFAPLVALTVSSTFGLAWVGVYLLSGALCTLAALTIDRRMEARYE; from the coding sequence ATGAGCGCTGACGCGACGATCCAGCCATCGGCCCTTCCGGCGGAAGATCACGGGAAGGACCACGTCAGCCCGGCCGATATCGCGCTCGGCGTCATCATCGGGCGAACCTCGGAATATTTCGACTTCTTCGTCTTCGGCCTCGGCTGCGTGCTGGTCTTCCCCGAGCTCGTCTTCCCGTTCGTCGACCGACTCACCGGCACGCTCTACGCGTTCGGCATCTTCGCGCTCGCCTTCGTGACGCGCCCGCTCGGCTCGGTGCTGTTCTTCGCGATCGACCGCAATTACGGCCGGACGACCAAGCTCACCGCGGCTCTCTTCCTGCTCGGCGGCTCGACCGCCGCCATCGCCTTCCTGCCGGGCTACCAGACGATCGGCATCTGGTCCTGCGTCATTCTGGCCGCCTTCCGCCTGCTGCAGGGCATTGCGCTCGGCGGCGCCTGGGACGGCCTGTCCTCGTTGCTGGCGCTGAATGCCCCCGCCAATCGGCGTGGCTGGTACACCATGCTGCCGCAGCTCGGCGCCCCCTTCGGCTTCATCCTCGCCGCCGGGCTCTTCGCCTATTTCGAGGGCGCGCTCTCGAAGGAGGATTTCCTCGGCTGGGGCTGGCGCTATCCCTTCTTCGTCGCCCTGACGATCAACGTCGTCGCGTTGTTCGCCCGCTTGCGCATGGTCGCGACCCATGAATTCGCGGAGCTGATGACAACGCGCGAGCTCGTGCCGGTGCGGGTCTCCGAGCTCGTCCGCGTCCATGGCAGCACGCTCATCCTCGGCGCCTTCGTGCCGCTGGCGAGCTTCGCGCTCTTCCATCTCGTCACCATCTTCCCGGTCAGCTGGATCAATCTCTTCACCAGTCGTTCGGTCTCGGAGTTCCTGCTGGTCCAGGCTGCGGGCGGCGTCGTCGGCGCCGGAGCGATCGTCACCTCCGGCCTGATCGCCGACCAGATCGGGCGGCGCAACACGCTGCTGCTCTCCGGCGCGATGATCGGGCTGTTCAGCCTGTCGAGCATCATCGCGCCGCTGCTCTTCGGCGACAGCCAGGCCGGGCAGACGATCTATGTGATCATCGGCTTCGGGCTGCTCGGCCTCTCCTATGGCCAGACGGCCGGCGCGGTCGCCTCGAGCTTCGGCCAGCAATACCGCTATACCGGGGCAGCCCTGACCTCCGACCTTGCCTGGCTGCTCGGCGCGGGCTTCGCGCCGCTGGTCGCGCTCACGGTGTCGAGCACCTTCGGCCTCGCCTGGGTCGGCGTCTACCTACTCTCCGGCGCGCTCTGCACGCTGGCGGCGCTGACGATCGATCGGCGGATGGAAGCGCGCTACGAGTGA
- the cyoA gene encoding ubiquinol oxidase subunit II — MRIFRIIAVLPLFALLGGCQWVLLAPSGDVALQQRNLLLASTALMLLVIVPVMALTIFFAWRYRASARAAYDPDWNHSLPLEVVIWSVPLLIIIVIGAMTWMGTHLLDPYRPLNRIAAGKPIVEARAGSSAIRKQPLVIQVVALDWKWLFIYPAQGIASLNEVVAPVDQPIEFRITSSAVMNSLFIPALAGQIYAMPGMQTKLNAVINHPGEFEGFSANYSGAGFSDMRFRFRGVDDAAFGEWVQGAIRGGSTLGRDEYLVLERPSEREAVRYFRDVPSDLFTAVLNMCVDRAKMCTRDMMAMDAKGGGGKEGIHTVAALEYDKSVRRGGLPLPPRPFVMAICTPTDVYGAAGLSARAVN, encoded by the coding sequence TTGCGGATCTTTCGAATCATAGCGGTTCTGCCGCTTTTCGCGCTGCTCGGCGGCTGCCAATGGGTGTTGCTGGCGCCGTCAGGCGATGTTGCGCTGCAGCAACGAAACCTGCTGCTGGCCTCCACCGCGCTGATGCTGCTCGTCATCGTCCCGGTGATGGCGCTGACGATCTTCTTCGCCTGGCGCTACCGCGCCTCCGCCAGGGCCGCCTATGATCCGGATTGGAACCATTCGCTGCCGCTCGAGGTGGTGATCTGGTCCGTGCCGCTGCTGATCATCATCGTCATCGGCGCGATGACCTGGATGGGCACGCATCTGCTCGATCCCTACCGGCCACTCAATCGCATCGCCGCCGGCAAGCCGATCGTCGAGGCGCGGGCGGGCAGCAGCGCGATCAGGAAGCAGCCGCTGGTGATCCAGGTCGTGGCGCTCGACTGGAAATGGCTCTTCATCTATCCGGCGCAGGGCATTGCCTCTCTCAACGAGGTGGTCGCGCCGGTCGACCAGCCGATCGAGTTCCGCATAACCTCGTCCGCGGTGATGAACTCGCTGTTCATTCCGGCACTGGCCGGCCAGATCTACGCCATGCCGGGCATGCAGACCAAGCTCAACGCGGTGATCAATCACCCCGGCGAGTTCGAGGGCTTCTCCGCCAATTACAGCGGCGCCGGCTTCTCCGACATGCGCTTCCGCTTCCGCGGCGTCGACGATGCGGCCTTCGGCGAGTGGGTGCAGGGCGCGATCCGGGGCGGCAGCACGCTCGGGCGCGACGAATATCTCGTGCTGGAGCGGCCGAGCGAGCGCGAGGCGGTTCGCTATTTCCGCGACGTCCCGTCCGATCTCTTCACGGCCGTCCTCAACATGTGCGTCGACCGCGCCAAGATGTGCACGCGCGACATGATGGCGATGGACGCCAAGGGCGGCGGCGGCAAGGAAGGTATCCATACCGTCGCAGCCCTCGAATACGACAAGAGCGTGCGCCGCGGCGGTCTGCCGCTGCCGCCGCGGCCGTTCGTCATGGCGATCTGCACGCCGACCGATGTCTACGGCGCCGCGGGCCTGTCGGCCCGCGCCGTCAACTAA